From Triticum aestivum cultivar Chinese Spring chromosome 4A, IWGSC CS RefSeq v2.1, whole genome shotgun sequence, a single genomic window includes:
- the LOC123087426 gene encoding probable 2-oxoglutarate-dependent dioxygenase SLC1: MAESSSSHAHHPQQQPTVATCKASEEPNKGVRHLCERGVTALPPRYVLPPSDRPAPAAPRGIPVIDMARLRSTAPSERAAELARLDAACRDLGFFQAVNHGAGDKARAMLDVAARFFALPFEERARHMSPDIRAPVRYGTSFNQLNDGVLCWRDFLKLLCNPARLDDVVPSWPNNPSDLREVMSAYARANQGLFRELMEAALEAMGITGEGVLEELDCGTQMMMVNCFPACPEPELTLGMPPHSDYGFLTLLLQDQVNGLEVCQGDDDWLLVDPLPGALIINVGDHLEIFSNGRYKSVLHRVRVNSTQLRISVASLHSLPPERVIGPAPELLADGTPRRYMDTDLTTFLDYLASAEGKHKTFLQSRRITT; the protein is encoded by the exons ATGGCCGAGAGCAGCAGCAGCCATGCTCACCATCCTCAGCAGCAGCCCACCGTCGCCACCTGCAAGGCATCGGAGGAGCCGAACAAGGGCGTGCGGCACCTGTGCGAGCGCGGGGTGACGGCCCTCCCGCCGCGCTACGTGCTCCCGCCCTCCGACCGCCCGGCGCCGGCTGCACCGCGCGGCATCCCGGTCATCGACATGGCGCGCCTCCGCTCCACGGCCCCCTCCGAGCGCGCCGCGGAGCTGGCGCGGCtcgacgcggcgtgccgcgaccTGGGCTTCTTCCAGGCGGTGAACCACGGCGCGGGCGACAAGGCGAGGGCGATGCTGGACGTGGCGGCGCGCTTCTTCGCGCTGCCGTTCGAGGAGCGGGCGCGGCACATGTCCCCCGACATCCGGGCGCCGGTGCGGTACGGCACCAGCTTCAACCAGCTCAACGACGGCGTGCTCTGCTGGCGCGACTTCCTCAAGCTGCTCTGCAACCCGGCCAGGCTCGACGACGTCGTGCCATCGTGGCCCAACAACCCATCCGACCTCAG GGAGGTGATGTCAGCGTACGCCCGCGCGAACCAGGGTTTGTTCCGGGAGCTGATGGAGGCGGCGCTCGAGGCGATGGGGATCACCGGCGAGGGCGTGCTGGAGGAGCTCGACTGCGGGACGCAGATGATGATGGTCAACTGCTTCCCGGCGTGCCCGGAGCCGGAGCTCACGCTAGGGATGCCGCCGCACTCCGACTACGgcttcctcaccctcctcctccagGACCAGGTCAATGGCCTAGAGGTCTGTCAGggcgatgacgattggctcctcgTCGACCCCCTCCCTGGAGCCCTCATCATAAATGTCGGCGATCACCTCGAG ATATTCAGCAACGGGCGGTACAAGAGCGTGTTGCATCGGGTGCGAGTGAACTCAACGCAATTGCGGATCTCGGTTGCGTCGCTGCACAGCCTTCCACCAGAACGGGTAATCGGCCCTGCACCGGAGCTTCTCGCCGATGGCACCCCACGGCGGTACATGGACACCGACCTGACCACCTTCCTTGACTACCTCGCCTCCGCCGAGGGGAAGCACAAGACCTTCCTCCAGTCCAGGAGGATCACTACGTAA